Proteins encoded by one window of candidate division WOR-3 bacterium:
- a CDS encoding serine/threonine-protein kinase — MKIGKYEIVSELKKDNFTEVYKVFNKSLNRYCLIKLISKDFPEDLVLRFNEEAKTCASIDHPCAVKIYEIFEKENKIIVVYEWVDGYDLSKLIEISEKIDPEVALIITYKVLEVLDYIHKKGIIHRDIKPSNILISKEGFVKLTDFGIAKAKDSPEITQPGVVIGTPFYMSPEQVKGEKLSPSSDIFSLGCTLYEMITGKKAFTGKDTTQILIKIERENPDFSRKIFKGVKNNIKKILKKSLSKNPEKRYKNASEFKKDILKIVGERKILEGDEIIRDYIEEKIKIFETKTLKGLKEKKVEKKEKGLTKILIPLFMCLFLIFLIFSFYFYKKFFYPSLEIKSSFDVKVCKINNELVLLPFKGSIPPGRVEIKVLAPFYLYRGIFYLKLREKKVIEIPFKEGDSTSFHFRGKGRVFINKNLIGSDSIDYKIKPGIPYLFEIKGKKDTVKEYLSSIKKDVIWIYMP, encoded by the coding sequence ATGAAAATTGGGAAATATGAAATTGTATCAGAGTTAAAAAAAGATAATTTTACAGAAGTTTATAAAGTATTTAACAAATCTTTAAATAGATATTGTCTTATAAAGTTAATCTCAAAAGATTTTCCTGAAGATTTAGTTTTAAGATTTAATGAAGAAGCAAAAACATGTGCCTCAATTGATCATCCTTGTGCTGTTAAAATTTATGAAATTTTTGAAAAGGAAAATAAAATAATAGTAGTATATGAATGGGTTGATGGTTATGATCTTTCAAAGTTAATAGAAATAAGCGAAAAAATTGACCCTGAGGTTGCCTTAATTATAACTTACAAGGTTCTTGAAGTTCTTGATTACATTCATAAAAAAGGCATAATTCATAGGGATATAAAACCCTCTAATATATTGATTTCAAAAGAAGGTTTTGTTAAATTAACAGATTTTGGAATAGCTAAGGCAAAGGATTCTCCTGAAATTACTCAACCAGGTGTTGTAATTGGGACACCCTTTTATATGTCCCCTGAGCAGGTAAAGGGAGAGAAATTATCTCCTTCATCAGATATATTTTCTCTTGGATGTACTCTTTATGAGATGATTACAGGAAAAAAAGCTTTTACAGGAAAAGATACCACGCAGATTTTAATTAAAATAGAAAGAGAAAATCCAGATTTTTCAAGAAAAATTTTTAAAGGGGTTAAAAATAATATTAAAAAAATTTTAAAAAAGAGTCTTTCTAAAAATCCTGAAAAGAGATATAAAAATGCCTCAGAATTTAAAAAGGATATTTTGAAAATAGTTGGTGAAAGAAAAATTTTAGAGGGAGATGAAATTATAAGGGATTACATAGAAGAAAAAATAAAAATTTTTGAAACAAAAACACTTAAAGGATTAAAGGAAAAAAAAGTGGAGAAAAAGGAAAAAGGACTCACGAAAATTTTGATACCCTTATTTATGTGTTTATTTTTGATTTTTTTAATTTTTTCTTTTTATTTTTATAAAAAATTCTTTTACCCTTCTCTTGAAATAAAATCTTCCTTTGATGTAAAAGTATGTAAAATTAATAATGAATTGGTTTTACTTCCCTTTAAGGGAAGTATTCCACCCGGAAGAGTGGAAATAAAAGTTTTAGCTCCCTTTTATCTTTACAGGGGAATTTTTTATTTAAAATTGAGAGAAAAAAAAGTAATTGAAATTCCCTTTAAAGAAGGAGATAGCACAAGTTTTCACTTCAGGGGAAAAGGGAGGGTATTTATAAATAAAAACTTAATAGGTTCTGATTCTATTGATTATAAAATAAAACCCGGTATCCCTTACCTTTTTGAAATTAAAGGTAAAAAAGATACAGTTAAAGAGTATTTATCCAGTATAAAAAAGGATGTTATCTGGATATATATGCCTTAA
- a CDS encoding sugar transferase: MEKIERIIAFFLIIILLPIFVIISLIIMFESKGKPIFVQERIGKNKKKFNIYKFRTMYIDGEKRLKEFFEKNPEAIREWEMYRKLKNDDPRITKFGKYLRKFSLDELPQLFNILKGEMSFVGPRPYLAEEVENFESEDEIIFNLKPGLTGPWQVGGRNKLTFKERVEIDKNYIKQKTLKGDLIILLKTFGAIISKDGAY; this comes from the coding sequence ATGGAGAAAATTGAGAGAATTATTGCTTTTTTCCTAATTATTATTCTTTTGCCGATTTTTGTAATCATTTCTTTGATAATTATGTTTGAAAGTAAAGGTAAACCTATTTTTGTTCAGGAAAGAATAGGAAAAAATAAGAAAAAATTTAATATTTATAAATTCAGGACAATGTATATTGATGGAGAAAAAAGACTTAAAGAATTTTTTGAGAAAAATCCAGAAGCTATAAGGGAATGGGAAATGTATAGAAAACTTAAAAATGATGATCCAAGAATAACAAAATTCGGAAAATACCTTAGAAAATTTAGTCTTGATGAACTTCCGCAACTTTTTAACATACTTAAAGGTGAAATGAGTTTTGTTGGACCAAGACCTTACTTGGCTGAAGAAGTTGAAAATTTTGAATCTGAGGATGAAATAATATTTAACTTAAAACCTGGTTTAACAGGTCCTTGGCAAGTTGGTGGTAGGAATAAATTAACTTTTAAAGAGAGAGTTGAGATAGATAAGAATTATATAAAGCAAAAAACTTTAAAAGGTGATTTAATAATACTCTTAAAAACCTTTGGTGCAATAATTAGTAAAGATGGTGCTTATTAA